The DNA sequence GACGTATCGATCGCGTCTCGCGGCAACTTAAGACGGGAGAGAAGCGATATAAACTGGAAAAGGCGCTGCTCGAACGGATTAGAGACGCTTTTGAGCGGGAATTGCCGGCGCGCAGCGTGGTGGTGACAGAAGACGAGCGCCCGCTGTTGCGCAACTTGCACTTGCTAACAATGAAGCCGATCCTATACGTCGCCAACGTCGGCGAGGACGACATAATGGCGGTCGAGGACAATCCGTACGTGCAGCGCGTGCGCGAGTTCGCCGCGGGCGAAGGTGCCGAGGTCATTCCGATCAGTGCGAAAGTAGAAGCGGAAATTTCCGAATTGGAAGGCGAAGACAAGGCGCTGTTTTTGGAAGAACTCGGTTTAGAAGAGGCTGGCCTCGATCGGCTCATTCGCGCCGCTTACCGCTTACTCGGGTTGATGACGTTTTTTACGGCAGGTGAGAAAGAAGTGCGCGCCTGGACGGTGCGACAGGGGGCAAAAGCGCCCCAGGCGGCCGGGACGATTCATACCGACTTCGAACGCGGCTTTATTCGCGCCGAAGTCGTCTCCTATGACGATTTGCTCGCCGCAGGGTCATACGCTGGCGCCCGTGAAAAAGGTGTGCTGCGGTTGGAAGGGAAAGACTACGAAGTGCAAGACGGCGA is a window from the Numidum massiliense genome containing:
- the ychF gene encoding redox-regulated ATPase YchF: MERIGFCVLSTGIVGLPNVGKSTLFNAITQAGAESANYPFCTIDPNVGVVEVPDRRLDQLADIIKPQRVLPTAFQFVDIAGLVKGASKGEGLGNQFLSHIREVDAIVHVVRCFKDKNVTHVSGAEDPVADITTINLELILADLETVERRIDRVSRQLKTGEKRYKLEKALLERIRDAFERELPARSVVVTEDERPLLRNLHLLTMKPILYVANVGEDDIMAVEDNPYVQRVREFAAGEGAEVIPISAKVEAEISELEGEDKALFLEELGLEEAGLDRLIRAAYRLLGLMTFFTAGEKEVRAWTVRQGAKAPQAAGTIHTDFERGFIRAEVVSYDDLLAAGSYAGAREKGVLRLEGKDYEVQDGDVMHFRFNV